The Hermetia illucens chromosome 2, iHerIll2.2.curated.20191125, whole genome shotgun sequence genomic interval gcgaattacataacCGTacaattgaagacgcctcttgaattttttccacgatcgtttcAACTCCATGTccatcacggatatcctcatttcggatgtgatcaaggtgtaTCACACCACTatgtagtccaacgcaatatcttcgtctccactccCGGCCAAACCTCAGAATCAAAGAGGACGACGAAGTGGacgacattgccgtaaattttagaattgagacgttcattaaaaacaagttgtggaacgccacttcatccaggttgcgctaatacgtaaagcaattttataacacagttctccattggctgataacattgataagaagtatttaaatcgctcaattttaggcaggttactgccactgaCAGAGATATTGcctttttcatggggatcagtcttAAAAAAATTGGTTTTATGCTGATTCAttcaaaaacatcatctgcattggGCGCTGGACCTTGGATGCCCCGTGTGACAATgtcaataacaagaacaaagaggagtggtgagagggcgcttcctttatgaacgacggagacatgaagcggttttcgGATCGTGTTAGCCCAATTtcacccagcgcacgagttcttctgatactaggtgttgttgtagagcataccagatgagttcgtgtggcacacggtcaaatgtttCCTCAGATCcagaaaagcaatgtaaagaCGGGGATGCTTTCCACGCTGTTTCTACAcagtaaccgcgtagcgtggGTTGCGTTAGTAGCtctgcagttcttgataaacccgacttgattcacggttatttcaacgatgttatgaatacagttgtcaaaaatacgttcaaaaatttttgtggtatgaggcagcatctggatcggacggtaatttggacATTTGTAGTGCCCCCTTGCCAGACAGGCTGTGTTCCACCTACTTTAATAACCCGATTGATGAATGGTCTAAGCCACAGCTTTGAGTCCCAGCTCATCACTTTCCTGAGCTcagatgttgtcaggtcctgttgcttttcccaatttcattcgttttattacttcgTCAACTTCAGTGGCGCCCGCAGGTGAAATCGCTCCAAACTTCAACAATGCTTCTAGAAGTGGAGAATGAATAAATTCTTctattgaaatctgttcgaaatattctcgccatctatccgtcgtaaatcatcggttggtaagcaaagtaatgttcttgtcattaacgcaacaaaagtgttcgatatcctgtgtgcgttcgtgtcggctttcGACAAGACGATACAaatttctcgccatcccgagtgtccactttatcgtaaagatcttccAATGGACCGCTCTGGTGACATCGACCGCTTTCTTTATTTTCCGATTGGCatccttgtaaatttgccaattgaccagcGTTCTATGgtcaagaaacttgtggtagaggcgtttcttttaacgaaccttcattttaacatcgtcattccaaagccaagtatctcggttgataaaccacttacctggcttggCGACAGCGAAGATTGCATAGACTACTTTATAGACCGTATCTTTAACTTGCTTGAACGATTCCTCCACCGACAATCGGGGTAGgtacgtattcaggcgatatgctgaccacgtgttaattgaaCACCACTTCTCCGTTTTAATGACAGGACAGGACATATAGGGTAGCGAATATGGATTCGGTTTACTGCTTCTTTGGCATGATACTCCGGAcgggaataacaacaccacctcaaATCGCATCTGATAATGCCTGACCTACGTAACCATCTGTTAGGGCCAAAATTCCTACTGTACAAAGCAATTATTTTCCCAATCAGCATGTAAGGAGGCTGGTTCTAAACCTGAAAAGTGGCGAGCTCTTAACCGTATTGGAAAGGAGAATCCTGCGATGGAAGCCTATATAACGAAAAAATTATGAGCGGCATCTAAGACTTTtgattgtggacaaaatccggttcaataggctgCGATGAGagggtcatctaatccgtataGGGAAAACTGAGTCTTGGAAGTCTATAGGGATAATATTTACgataaaaagaaacacatgGCAGACCCGGCCTCAGATAagagtgatggcgtagatcagaaaCCGCCAAAACCGGAATGCttgaaattccttattaaggcaggactagaccggataccggttgctgcaccGTTAATGATAACGGCGTAGTCAATGGATTTGTAATCGAATATACACATCATCATTTGATTACCAAGAAGAAACAAATCGACTTatgggagtcatcccgtgtgaaagccgtttttcTACGCCTTTTTTAGAAATcttttatgaagaactggataaaggtagaaaTATGaacttttcaccatatgtttactgatatcttgagcatgtgTGGTATTTTTTCcaacccgatagcatagttctttattgaaatacagagcaacataTACACCAACCTCCAAAAAAAGGGGTGTTTTTtgctgccacactagagggcACTGTGAtcgtcttaaagaaaaaatgtaatgtaaactgcattttaacgtgcagtcTTAACCACAATCCGCAAACTCGGATTGTTAAAAAcatattgaaattaaatttttggtgccttattaatttttttttaaattttggcgctttttcaagacttcttcgatgaataaaaaaactacccaaTAAATCCCacttatcctagtttgcggatcgtagaaatatgttctgaatatgtcgtgaacatttcaaaaaatttcgttaggtagattttgagctatggtggcagcagattttcaatatgcagtttcaagaaaaacgcatttaaaaagtagaatgcgatttttaaccttaaaaccttaactgaccattaatttgctaCATCTAGTCcttaaaccttaggtttcttaaaAAACCCATGTAAAGCCTTGggttcaattcttatgatttcagcaaagtcattcgaacgtcattcagacCGATAAATATGCGCTTTGTTGCGGCGATCGACATCAACctgacatgtgacattttacctgtttaacactataatctccgaacgactccgaatatcaaaaaatcactgcctatatattctacactatatctagatacaattgatgccaaaaaaaaatcgatttctcagatctggcacacgggatgacccccttaagcggaTGTAAACTTTAGGAATACATTAAATTTCTccaaatttgtatattttcatATATTGAGAGCAAAGAATTGAGTTATTTATATAATCAAGTAGAAAAGTGTGATATTTTACCAGTTGTCAGAAGCCCTACTTACACTATATTTTTTCCTAGAACATCTACTTACCACACTCCTCAGCTCTTTTTCCTGTGTCACTAACGCCTTTATCCTTTCTCTATTTTCTTTAGCATTCGTCTGATCTATTTGCCAACGTAGGTAAAGTTCTATGAAAATAGAATAATATACTCCAAATTCTATGAAAAGTTCACAGAAGCACTCACCGTTCCAAACCTCTATGCTTATAGGAGCTACTGATGGCCAAATCACGTTTGGATTGGGATCATAAAGCGGATTCAATAGTGTATCCAATATTTCCGGCCTGTTTAAATATGACCACAAACTCGTAGTTCGCCTGTAAACTTGCGCTGCTACCCGCTCCTTTTCTGAATCACACAGGAATGTGCCATATTGACTGCAGTAACTATGCTCAAACAAATCAATTAGCAGCTGAGAGCAAAATTCAAAGCTACATGGGAACTGATAGTGCAATTGATAAATGCAAtcgaggaaaagaagaaaagatgcACCTGCCGTTTTAGGTCGACTTTGAGAGGGTGCATAGCAACCATATCGATGTCGGGTTGCAAATGGGTGCCCAGCTTGTATCCACTCACGTTCTATAAGGGCTTGAattctgaaaaaagaaaaatacataaataatcGGACAATCATTTCGAGCATGTTTTCTTTACAatacaaaaatttaaataaaattcaaaaaattagagAGTTGAAACGCagcaccgtctccgtcgcttgtagtagtttttattttgcaaataccgatatttcgggaacatagtgttgcatttcaaacttttcactttttcactAGAAACACCGTGAACATACATTGACTTTAAAACCACTTCGACATTTTATCATAAGAGAAATCTAAATTTTGCTAGAGAACTTAAATATATATTAACATATTAATAAATGTAGCGGAATACCGTACCCTCTAACTGTTCGACAGTCAGgattcaatataatttgtactAGTGAAGTGACTATAAGCGTAGAATCGAGTCCTTTAGCACCATGGATCAGAACAGGACTGCCTTCTTGATCTAAACACTGAGCTACAACACAGGCGGCGTTTAAAGAGTTTAATACTAATGATAACCAGCCAGAATTATCTAATCTAGACAGCCATTTATCAGTGGAGCAATTTGTATCGTTACAAGCTGCAATTGAGATATAAGGATTATAATGAACTCAGCATATTCGAGAAATTTTCACCTTCCATTAATTTGGAAAAACTATCTAATATTGACGAAGGAGAAGAAACATTCCCAATTGACCGATTTACTTTTTTCCATAACGAGTAGTGTTGATCTACTTCCGTATTGGATTTGCCTTTACCCCATGTATCTACTATAAAACCTTTTGTACTCCGAATCAGCAGTCCATTCAAAATAGCCTCATCTGCTCGGCAGCGTTTTATACTCGGTCCAGTTAAAGGCTGTGCGCTTCGCATTAAAACTGCCTGAAAGAAAACATTGCAAAAAGAGCATTGATTAGCAGCagaaagaaatcatcaaatcatcattaaaataattttctgaaaaaGTAATGGTTGCTTCTGAGGGGAATGTCAACGGACGATGTATTTTCTTAAACCGGTATCAGCAACACAGCGATTTTGAAATCGGAAATTAGAGCCCGTGTCTCTCGACCGCTATAACGTGAGGGAACTATATGTGTAAATAAAATTGTATTCGACAATTGCGGAAGATACTAATAGGAAAGAGAATGTAATTATCAACGTTGAAATAACTGAGGTTCTATCttctaaatttttatttggcttcacatattgatcagggtcagcgtaAGTACTTTTACTAAGTTTATCGGCATATCGAATTCGCTCCCTGTAAAGTTTTATCCTACTAGGCTATCGCGTGCGGCCTCAAAATAGATGAAAAAATTATGGAACTGATGGCTATATTCCTATATTGGATATGTTGTAGATTTGTCTCGAGTAAAGCATCTTTAGTATAAGCCGATTCTACCAAACAAGATAGCAgagcatatcttatagatggtactcaaaaacttgatacctctataattgttgcattaaatatttccttttttatcgtTGGCAGATAAAACTTAGTTGTTAATAGTCAGTCACTGATTCGCTGCCATAAACTTTCAGCATAAGTTGATCAGCTACTTGGTGTAGTCGAtcaactccatattcaaccGATCCTTAACTTTCATAAGAATCCTGAGGCTGCCTCCAAATCcatgaaattttatttggaaatctAAATTGTGGCTGACCACATGGGGAATTCGCGCAAACGAGAGTTCAATGGAATCAGTTTTACACAAAGTGACAATGTCAGATATCTTGGCTCCCGACGTATTACTTGGAGAAGACACATCTATTGCCTAATCAACAGAAATTCTAGTGTATCACTAGACAACAAGTTACCTTCGTACAAGTCATTAATTAAAACCATTTGGTCCTACCGCATTCAGTTATGAGGTGCAAGAAAAATATCCAACAGCAAGCTGCACCAATAAACTCAGTCGAATTATATCAAATGCACTTTAATTCTTATGTCGTCTTCAATTGAAGATACCTCCAATTCaacgatattctggttgttgagcggtGCAAGAATATTCTCTTGCCTGTAATATGTCTACACTCTCAGAAATCAGAATTCTTTGTATGCCTCGGCAGGGTCAGCTTTGGGGTATCGGATTGACTTGTTAATAAAATGTCCGTCCTTGGTGAGAATGATCCCTGTTCTTCTCGAGCTCACGGACCTGTTGGTTGTCAAAGCTTTTTTTCTGCACAATTTCTTTTATGATATTATATTGTGCAGTATGCATTCTGTTGTTAGCTTACAACTATCATCTAAACCGTCATTCGTTTCTTTGGTGACCAAATATGTTTATTGCCTTACCAATGATACCTTTTGTGTGAGGGTCAGATGTTGATGGTTCATCTTTGCGCTTCAATATttactcttacctgattgtcagagggaatttgaGGTAGCGTTGTTATTCAAGTTCAGAatgccatgccaacgagataatgatccgataATACACAGGACAGAACTACTTTTAtggaactctttccgcgcaaagcagAGGCGAGGGTTGAATTACAGAAAGCAGATGCAGCAAAAAAAGAGTATATTAAGTTGTGATGGTACCTGATTTTTTAGCAATGCCAGAAAGTCCAATAGTTAGGGAAAAACCACAAAAAGCGAGCTGAGAGCAAACCGTAATAATTGAATGGAAACACTTGTAAGACCCATATCTACTCTATTGTCTAATACTGTTAACGCCATTATTTATGTAAGGAACAGCTTTTAATTTAACAGATGTACAAGAAGAAAATAGCGCAAATGATATTGAAAAGGTTCTTGTTACAAAGCATAATAACCGAAATATATGCTATTAACATTTATTGTCTTTACCATTTATCGGGCTGGGTGGTTTAGAAGCAAAACAATTATCGAGCGACTTTAGTACATCTTTGACTTTCATGatcactgaagaatttgctcatcctcgacttccacaatcattgcgatatttggaccagttccatctgtcagcgcaattgaagtcgaggaggcaataaaacgaatgaaatcagggaaagccacaggacctgacgacatcacatctgagctctggaaaacgaagagctgggacccaacactgtggctcagtgaattctttaatcgggttattcaggaaggaagaacaccatctgactggcaagaaagtaccactgttctaatatggaaaaagaaaggtagtccaggagCATAGTCGTTGAAATATCCCTGAATCAAGCCTAATTAGTCAAAAACTGCgggactactgacgcaatacacgctgcgcggttactcatggagaaacaccgtgagaaaaatCGCCctcttctggatctagagaaagcgtttgaccgtgtgccacatgaactcatatggtatactttacgacaacacttagtgccagaagaaaagtaaagttcgaagtatggcgggtgtatcaaaaccgcttcgtgtctctgttggtgttcatcaagcaagcgccctctcaccattcgtctttgttcttgttatgggcaccgccacacgggatatctaacgtccagcgccctaaacactgctttatgcagatgatgttttcctagcatctgatagcaacttgtcccaaaatggaatgatcgtctcatgactcaactgaatttttgacgaccgatccccatgaaacaggcgcaatcactgtcagcgccagtgatttgcccagaactgagtgatttaaatacctcgggtcaacgctatcatccaatggagaactgcgttatgaaattgcttcacgcattaacgcaacctggatgaattggcgttccacaactggtgtcctttgtgatcgacgtatcaacgaacgtctcaaatctaaaatttaccgcaatatcgtccgtctggtagttctctatggttctgagcgttgACCGACTATAGAAgagaatgaatggcgtcttgcgataatggagacgaagatgttacggtggactagtggcgtgacacggtttgatcacattcgaaatgaggatatctgcgattgttatggtgttgcaccgatcaggaaaaaattgcaagagagccgtcttcaatggtatggtcatgtaattcgttctaacgagaattcacttgctaagattggtctgaacatcgaagtcgatggtaaacaaacaaaaggcaagccgaaacaacggtggcttgatacgctggatggggatttaaaagtctcgagattgcaaccagatcagacattcgatagagctaaatggcgaaaccgatcacgacgagccgaccccgcttgtgaacgggacaaaggctgaagaaaaagaagaagatgatcaCCTGGTCTGTCAAATCTGACGAAATCAACTTGAATAAATGATGGAGCAGGGAGTAATGCGGGggctggaaagtgataatttcttccaCAGTCCCATTCTCAGCGGTTACCAGCCGAGATTTTTGGCCGACGGGAGAAATCTAGAGGAAACACTGGGTGAATTGctattattgaaaaattttgaatgaagCATGCTTTCATGTTTCGAGGATTGGGATACGATCTACTCAATTATCGGATCCCTTTGTTTACGATTTTTTTACCCGAAACCTTAGAAACCTCGGTCGAAAACGATATGATGCAGATGGTTGTATCTATTTTTCTCACAATATTTGAAAGCAGGAGGAAGTAAAGAATTTGCGATAAACTGAGATGCAATTGGATTCTAAATTCTCCGCCGCAATTGCATAAATTTCGTGCCTTAGAAGTACACAGTAACAAATTATAAAACTTAAATTGGAAAATCTAATTAGTTTCAAGAAGCGATGCACCTGTATTTCATGCTAACTGCTTAAATTGTTAAATCTGACCTGCGTTCAGTGGATAAAgaaaacaagtctggaaaccgcaagcttcagatatgaaagttttgtgtattgcttatatagcTCGTAATGTGTATGCGTTTAATTTGTCAgtccattcactttagtatgatactgacattcttaaaatgcaataaatttgcacaaaagtgacaactgaCCGATTTCGAACTCCCGCTCTCCTTCGGTTTgcaaccagcttcggaaagtattaatcgagaccttttatctaatagcccacatgacaatattcggtTACAtacccttttgcatttatggggaccccccttgaacttaacgtggaactatgttactcactgcatgcgaggGGACTTACTGGTCCTTACTCTAccaaaatttcatatcaatagggaTCACCGTTTTtagatacagacagacagatagacaataaaccgattttaataaagttttgttttacacagcagAAATGCTATCTTTTTCACGCGCGCCGTATTCTTCGATGGATAAGATAATGTTGATAATCATAGCTTGAGGTTTCCGGATCGGGCGAACCAGTCAcgtaaaaaagataaaatagatGCAGAGCTGAAGTCTCAAGCTTTGTCTTAGAACATAAGTTGCTGCTGCTAGTTTCGTAGTGATTCTCCCCCAAAGATGACTTTAATACAAAGAGTGTGCTTAATATTGTTTGTTCTCTGTTTACTTAAATATAGTTTTAGCGTGCACAATAAACACCCAGTGTTATTTTCAAAGTTAGCAACATGCCAAGAGTTCTCTTTGGAAGCGGATAAATGTCTTCACTTTTTCCCTTTTGAGAAAATTAAAAACTACAAATCAAAGGAGAACAAAATCCACTTGAAGTTGTATGTGATGGCCTCAATGGACGCAAACATTGTACTCACAAATGGTTACGGAGAAGGAACTGTTCGTTACACAGCTGGTAAAAACCTCAGTTAATTCTTCTTTAATAACCAACCATTTTTAGTAATCGCGTTATAGTTACGTACATCACACATCTTCACAACCTATAATATCGTTTTCACGTTGTTCGCCGCTCGTAACTACATTCTCGGAAAAATATCCGGTTTGATCTCTCTGAAATGATTGTTTATTCACATTTCAAATGAGTGAAGTACATTCGATAAACAGTAAGACGGAAAAGTGTTCATCATTCTATCATATCAAACATGTTTTGCACAAACAGGTATATGCTCATGCGCTAAACTTTCCTGTCAATTTCAGTAATTCATGATCGGGTGTATATCCTAAGAAGTCCAGATCAGAGCATATAACCGGTTAAATCACTGCATTTTCAAAAGGACTCAGATATGTAACCTTATAGAGCTCAATCCAACACAGTTCGAATTCATTGTGTGATGTCTGTGGCtaactgtttttctttttcatttctaGTTATTGGAGGTGTGGGGAATACCTATTCTTGGTTAAGAAACACAAGTGATACAACCGTAGGCTTAGACAGTCATTTGCCTAATATTCTGTCCCCACTTTGGCCCACCCCAATCATTATCGAACAGAAACATGGTAAATTTGGATGGAACTTACTTCCACATATCTACTAAGAACATACTTTACAATAGATGGAAGGTTGGATGTATCAATACCCGAAGTAGCAGAGCCACTTCTGACGACTGACGCGTCCGATTTGACGAATGTCCAATCTTTTTGCCTATATGCATGGAGGAATCCTTGTCGATGGTTCTTTAACTGTACTGAGATTGAAGGTAGTATCAGGAtaattgcttttgttttttaaatattgaAGAAATGTTCCTCAACTGTATTCCAGATGATCTCTTAGATGACTTTTAGATGCGAGTGTGCTGAGTAGAAGCGATGGTTAAGAAATTAAAGCAAATCTTATTTAAATATCCTAAATACCAATTTACCATTtcgaaatcaaaatattttcaatcatTTACTGAAACTAAGCAATAGATCACATCAGTCAAACTGAACAGAAAACTAATGTAGCCAACAAAGATAGATTCCTAGTTAAGGTACGACGAATCAACTGTCATTGTTGGTTAGGTTTTTTGTTTCCCTAGATCCGGGTGTTTCATCCATCTCGTTGAGTAGATGATTAAGCCATAAGATTGTCACGTCACCCTTTGTTTTCATGTGCTCATTACCATATTCGTCGACGAGTGGTTCATTTACATGTGAAAGTAGCTGTATAGTTCCTCTGATTATAATTTCCATGGCCAGACTGCTTATTCTTAAGTGGAAAGGACCCTCAACCGCTAAATCAAGTGTTAAAAATTGCTCCCCACAGCGTCTGGACACGAAatctaattataataatataataatcgttggtgcaacaatccgtattggattagggccttgaagtgtgttagagcacttcattcaagaccaaaaCGGTACAATACAGTCCgcagtaggaggcaatatggtcagcattgcgctcgcccgagattattaccctgatttgactcaggtactcattcacggctgagtcgactgttacCGAAATCCAGTCCCTCTGCTGtcattgagatttgaaccgcgaccttccgctacgacagcccaatgCTCTAACCTTTGAAGCCACCCGAACACAAAAGAAATAAGCTTGCGAAAAccaaaataaagtttttaatttgaGAAGTATTGAGGGTTAGTTATATgcagattcattcattcattcattacatAGTAACCCTGCCGTTCCTTCATTGCATGCGATCCTATGAACGACGCATTGGAGAATGAAATTGAGGATCCTACGAACTGCTAATTAAAGCTCTTCGACGAGCTGGAGATCAGGCGATTTGAATGCTGCTGCAAGGAGATCGAACAGAACAACCTCGAATCTCGAACCCTACTACCTTATATACCGAAGAGAATAGGCACACCGGATACCATAGGACCGAAACCCCTCCTTGACGAAAAACAACGTTGAAACAGAAGCGTGCTGAATTATATCGTCTTCTGAAGATCTCAGAAAGAGACAACAAGCGACACTTCATGGAACTACTGAGAAAACTACAATACCGAAAAATGGCACTGTCGAAAAAAATGATATTAAGGCAGCGATATTTACAATagtcataatataataatatgctatgATAGTATTGTAATAATAAATATGTCGTTAAAAGGTTAAATAGACAGCGTTATGTTTAATTTTGAACAACTACAATTATTGTCGATGTGCCCTTTCTCCGTTGTTTCATATGCCAAAAGACAGCATTTAGGTCTGCTCCTCTTTTTTGCACTATATGGATCTTCTGTAGCGAACTaggctttgaaaaataaataaataaaataataatataggTACATTTGATACTCTTCTCATAAAAGTAAACGAACTCAAGTCTAGGAGCAAAGGTTTACTGCAGAATTGGATAAAATGATAGTCATGATTGTAATTGCGATTACAATCAGAAATGAGAGTGATTTTATAATTACACGATTATAATCATAAATACAGGGCATGATTACGATTGCATTCAATTAATCACGGAATCGTAATCaccgtaatcataatcatggaATCATATGAAATCACCGTAGTTACCATTACGATTGATGTTGTTTGCGATTTGTGCAGCTGCTAACtgctttaaaaatattttaattagcaACAATTTAGTGGATTAGATACAGTGGGCAGAATAAGTAACAACTGGATTAGTTGTAGTATCGcaactacattgaaaaataaatattggcATTTACCTCGGCAGTACCACAAGAATTCGCTCCGGTCCAACTCTTTGTAAAATTTTTGCGACTGGTGTCCCAACATCTGACATTC includes:
- the LOC119648314 gene encoding myotubularin-related protein 9, translating into MEFAELILAPKVDNVILRGPFKMMVEGTLCTTGHHLILSGRKEGSQELWILHKNIDYIERRPTVENNIVTGGVIVLKCKDLRMISLEIRSPSQFNNVATSIERLYALERVTQQYPFFYRPMYTILEDGYTIFRPESEFAKLLAGEDWRITNVNKDFDVCPSYGPVLIVPKAITDEQIIQSAGFRDGGRFPILSYRHENGAVLMRSAQPLTGPSIKRCRADEAILNGLLIRSTKGFIVDTWGKGKSNTEVDQHYSLWKKVNRSIGNVSSPSSILDSFSKLMEACNDTNCSTDKWLSRLDNSGWLSLVLNSLNAACVVAQCLDQEGSPVLIHGAKGLDSTLIVTSLVQIILNPDCRTVRGIQALIEREWIQAGHPFATRHRYGCYAPSQSRPKTAGASFLLFLDCIYQLHYQFPCSFEFCSQLLIDLFEHSYCSQYGTFLCDSEKERVAAQVYRRTTSLWSYLNRPEILDTLLNPLYDPNPNVIWPSVAPISIEVWNELYLRWQIDQTNAKENRERIKALVTQEKELRSVVLKLRKQAADLEKELLERLKLEKESEQAEHDEKNREAIKLEDHEEEKIKNNQQSTALPLE
- the LOC119648315 gene encoding uncharacterized protein LOC119648315, which encodes MTLIQRVCLILFVLCLLKYSFSVHNKHPVLFSKLATCQEFSLEADKCLHFFPFEKIKNYKSKENKIHLKLYVMASMDANIVLTNGYGEGTVRYTAVIGGVGNTYSWLRNTSDTTVGLDSHLPNILSPLWPTPIIIEQKHDGRLDVSIPEVAEPLLTTDASDLTNVQSFCLYAWRNPCRWFFNCTEIEDDLLDDF